In Chitinophaga sp. HK235, a single window of DNA contains:
- a CDS encoding LysE family translocator has protein sequence MPAHQLLLFALAALIMVLTPGPNMIYLVSRSVTQGRNAAMISLGGVACGLLFHITLVSFGLTTILMAIPYAYTILKTIGVMYLLYLAWQAVKPGGRPVFENASALKYDKPVKLFSMGLFTSMLNPKIAVFYMSFFPQFIKPEYGSILVQSFTLGFIQILMSFTINSMIIFSAAKVTRWFSANPKWVRAQKWFMGSVFAGLALRMALDKGK, from the coding sequence TTGCCGGCACATCAATTATTACTCTTCGCATTGGCCGCCCTTATCATGGTATTGACACCAGGGCCGAATATGATTTATCTGGTTTCCAGATCAGTGACACAGGGAAGAAATGCAGCTATGATTTCGTTGGGCGGAGTGGCGTGTGGATTATTATTTCATATTACGCTGGTATCTTTTGGTCTGACGACCATTCTGATGGCTATACCTTACGCCTATACGATCCTCAAAACTATCGGGGTGATGTATCTGCTGTACCTGGCCTGGCAGGCCGTAAAACCCGGCGGCAGACCCGTTTTTGAAAATGCCAGTGCCCTTAAATATGATAAGCCCGTGAAACTGTTCAGTATGGGATTGTTTACCAGTATGCTGAATCCCAAAATTGCGGTGTTTTACATGTCTTTCTTTCCTCAGTTTATCAAACCGGAATATGGTTCTATTCTGGTACAGAGTTTTACATTGGGTTTTATTCAGATACTGATGAGTTTTACGATCAACAGTATGATCATCTTTTCTGCAGCAAAAGTAACGCGCTGGTTCAGCGCCAACCCGAAGTGGGTGCGTGCCCAGAAATGGTTTATGGGCAGCGTTTTTGCCGGACTGGCGCTGAGGATGGCGTTAGACAAAGGCAAATAG
- a CDS encoding SgcJ/EcaC family oxidoreductase yields MNKVVEIKAIRQATEEIYRSFEAQDFRSSAVHLTEDCDYITFDGTHLKGKTAYIESHEQLMNNFMFRGAKLEGEIDQMRFLNDRTVVMIARGAIRFRWQKKAPQSRQSINTTLWIKNTEDRWQMAAFHNCRIRKPGLLIKWVTKVAGLIRG; encoded by the coding sequence ATGAACAAAGTAGTGGAAATAAAAGCTATCAGACAGGCCACCGAAGAAATCTACCGGTCGTTTGAAGCCCAGGATTTCAGAAGCTCCGCCGTTCATCTCACGGAGGATTGCGACTATATTACTTTTGACGGAACGCACCTGAAAGGAAAAACAGCTTATATCGAATCGCACGAACAACTCATGAACAATTTTATGTTCAGAGGCGCCAAACTGGAAGGTGAGATAGACCAGATGCGTTTTCTGAACGACCGGACGGTGGTCATGATCGCACGCGGAGCCATCCGTTTCCGCTGGCAGAAAAAAGCACCACAAAGCCGTCAGTCTATCAACACCACCCTGTGGATCAAAAACACAGAAGACCGCTGGCAGATGGCCGCATTCCATAACTGTAGAATCAGGAAACCAGGCTTATTAATAAAGTGGGTTACTAAGGTGGCCGGTTTAATTAGGGGATGA
- a CDS encoding sensor histidine kinase, translating to MRIFKEMSTAVRVQWLIWLMVLLLLFFTLLPEDSLGQSATYALLNTSFYAMVVYGNISFLYPRLFLKNRKVLYIIAVIPFVVSLGITRGYLMMWLYNLFFNPKPEATIMLSTMQILRNVSGMLTIFLLGYVLRIAIAYFILKRETEEILLQHAQTELNLLKSQVQPHFLFNTLNNIYYEAFREAPHTALLIERLSEIMRYFVDESPKDKVKLSTEINFLENYIALEKIRIRHEIGLNFIKDASDDCQLPPMLLMTFVENIFKHGIDKTSTRNNIEISLVCQHDHLVFSTCNEMPRQPVSSSGRGSGIENLRKRLVLLYGDNFELKTEKSNNHFIASLTVPL from the coding sequence ATGCGAATTTTTAAAGAGATGTCTACTGCAGTACGGGTGCAATGGTTGATATGGCTGATGGTGCTACTATTGCTGTTTTTTACTTTGCTGCCGGAGGATAGCCTGGGGCAGTCAGCCACCTATGCTTTGCTGAATACTTCCTTCTACGCGATGGTGGTGTATGGTAATATCAGTTTTTTATATCCCCGCTTGTTCCTGAAAAACAGGAAAGTGCTGTATATCATTGCTGTCATTCCTTTTGTGGTGAGCCTGGGCATCACCAGAGGCTATCTGATGATGTGGCTGTACAACCTTTTTTTTAATCCTAAGCCCGAAGCCACTATCATGCTGAGTACCATGCAGATCCTCCGTAATGTGTCTGGTATGCTCACCATTTTTCTGCTGGGCTATGTGTTGAGAATAGCCATTGCTTATTTTATATTGAAGCGGGAAACGGAGGAGATACTGTTACAACATGCACAAACAGAACTGAACCTGTTGAAGTCGCAGGTACAGCCGCATTTTCTGTTTAATACGCTCAACAACATTTATTATGAAGCTTTCCGTGAAGCACCCCACACGGCTTTGTTGATAGAAAGGTTGTCGGAGATCATGCGTTATTTTGTAGATGAAAGCCCGAAAGACAAAGTCAAATTATCTACAGAAATAAATTTTCTTGAAAACTATATTGCCCTCGAAAAGATCAGAATCCGGCACGAAATTGGTCTGAATTTTATCAAAGATGCCAGTGATGACTGCCAGTTACCTCCTATGCTGCTGATGACTTTTGTAGAGAATATTTTTAAGCATGGGATTGATAAAACCAGTACCCGTAATAATATTGAGATATCACTGGTATGCCAACACGACCATCTTGTTTTCAGCACCTGCAATGAAATGCCCCGGCAGCCCGTTAGTAGCAGCGGGCGCGGATCGGGAATAGAAAATCTGCGTAAACGCCTGGTATTGTTGTATGGAGATAATTTTGAGCTGAAGACAGAGAAATCAAATAACCATTTTATAGCCTCCTTAACCGTCCCCTTATGA
- a CDS encoding LytTR family DNA-binding domain-containing protein, with protein sequence MSLNCLIVDDEPNAVKLLELHIQQTTNWQLIGKCYNALEALECLKQHKADVVFLDINMPQLNGMELAGLLPSNVKIVFTTAHSEFAAASYNYQTLDYLLKPITLTRFLAARQKIEASFRHGITLDKIEEQPEQDYFFVKSGKTLLRIRLSELLYFEGEKEYVRVVTIREEVLVYKRLKEIAEQLGAPFIRVHNSYIVNTSQIEKILDNHIHIADKRIPLSEKFRPDFMALIQQRFL encoded by the coding sequence ATGAGTTTGAACTGCCTTATTGTAGATGATGAGCCCAACGCGGTTAAACTGCTGGAACTGCATATCCAGCAAACAACCAACTGGCAGCTCATAGGTAAATGTTACAACGCGCTGGAAGCACTGGAATGCCTGAAACAGCATAAAGCGGATGTGGTATTCCTGGATATCAATATGCCGCAGCTGAACGGCATGGAACTAGCGGGGCTGCTGCCCAGCAACGTGAAGATCGTATTTACAACAGCACATTCAGAATTTGCGGCGGCCAGCTATAACTATCAAACGCTGGATTATCTGTTGAAACCCATCACCCTTACCCGTTTCCTGGCAGCACGGCAGAAGATAGAAGCCAGCTTCCGCCATGGTATTACTTTGGATAAGATAGAAGAGCAACCTGAACAGGACTACTTTTTTGTGAAGTCAGGCAAAACCCTGCTGCGCATCCGTTTGTCCGAACTGCTATACTTTGAAGGAGAGAAGGAATATGTACGGGTGGTCACCATCCGTGAAGAAGTGTTGGTGTACAAACGTCTGAAAGAGATCGCCGAACAACTGGGAGCTCCCTTTATCCGCGTACATAATTCCTACATCGTGAATACCAGCCAGATAGAGAAGATACTGGACAATCATATCCATATTGCTGACAAACGGATTCCGCTGAGTGAGAAGTTTCGTCCTGATTTTATGGCTCTGATACAACAGCGTTTTCTATAA
- a CDS encoding GNAT family N-acetyltransferase produces MNFFDTVGKMAIGSRLRLLTDKITEDAAQIYDTYAVNMQPKWFPVFYVLSRGEQKTITEIAREIGHSHVSVSKIVREMAGKGLVKEKKDKADGRRTMISLSTKGMDMNTRIADQYTDVNNAIEELSAQAQHDLWKAIEEWEFLLEQKSLLRRVQEQRKQRESRQVKIVPYKPAYRKAFRDLNEEWISTWFKMEPADYKALDDPEGYILRKGGHILVALYNDEPVGVCALIRMQDPDYDYELAKMAVSPRVQGKNIGWLLGDACVQKARSLGASRIYLESNTILKPAINLYHKLGFQKVAGRSTPYERCNIQMELVL; encoded by the coding sequence ATGAATTTTTTTGATACCGTAGGTAAAATGGCGATCGGCAGCAGGCTCCGGCTGCTGACAGACAAGATCACCGAAGACGCTGCCCAGATATACGATACCTATGCCGTAAACATGCAGCCTAAATGGTTTCCCGTATTTTATGTGCTCTCCCGGGGCGAACAAAAAACCATCACCGAAATTGCCAGGGAGATAGGGCATTCGCATGTATCGGTCAGTAAAATCGTCAGGGAAATGGCGGGTAAAGGACTGGTAAAAGAGAAAAAAGACAAAGCAGACGGGCGCAGGACTATGATCAGTTTATCCACCAAAGGTATGGACATGAATACCCGGATCGCTGATCAGTACACAGATGTAAACAATGCTATCGAAGAGCTGTCGGCCCAGGCGCAGCATGACTTGTGGAAAGCCATTGAGGAATGGGAGTTTCTGCTGGAACAGAAATCGCTGCTGCGCCGTGTTCAGGAACAACGGAAACAACGGGAAAGCCGGCAGGTAAAAATCGTTCCTTACAAACCCGCATACCGCAAGGCTTTCAGAGATCTCAACGAAGAGTGGATATCTACCTGGTTTAAAATGGAGCCTGCAGATTACAAGGCACTCGATGACCCCGAAGGTTATATCCTTCGTAAAGGCGGTCATATACTGGTAGCGCTTTACAACGACGAGCCGGTTGGTGTATGTGCCCTGATCCGTATGCAGGACCCCGACTATGACTACGAACTGGCCAAGATGGCGGTTTCTCCCCGTGTACAGGGCAAAAACATCGGTTGGCTGCTGGGCGATGCCTGTGTTCAGAAAGCCCGTTCACTGGGGGCTTCCAGGATATATCTCGAAAGCAATACCATCCTCAAACCTGCCATCAATCTGTACCATAAACTGGGATTTCAGAAAGTGGCCGGCAGAAGTACACCTTATGAACGGTGCAATATCCAGATGGAGCTGGTGTTATAG
- a CDS encoding serine hydrolase, with protein MRLLLTIICLLLCQYVRVHAQTGNTPFLYAGRIVFTSENISPSSLKTTAFLSTYHLTHKSNLFFTAYADSPLVRYLHQLEPEAGTEELLQRGNYQFTLYLDNRQVYQSNLHPGAPSAEAKKTETIISKPLIDNTTPSMLWSQYFWMRFLANGGDNALTEGPHQLRMEIRPYIRDKNEVIKTGVLIAAGELPLTVKRRPDINLQTITLHTPPPYQGFPLSHESFDHNKIKLLKGYIDEGVFKNITSIAVIKNGQLLIEEYFNGSGRDSLHDVRSVGKSFAAAIMGMALKDGYLKSEEQPLHDFYDLKTFAHYSPEKERITLKALLTMSSPLDGDDNDNDSPGNEENMYPTDNWVKFTLDLPYNRSRKPGEWHYFTAGVVVLGDILHQRIPGGLEQYADRRLFRPLGITHYQWQYTPQGVASTAGGIRMNTLDFAKFGQLYQNNGRWQHQSILPASWVQKTFTRYASIPERNQEYYGYLFWNKTFHIHNKNYETYYCSGNGGNYIFVFKEVPLVIVVTAEAYNKPYAHPQVNTIMEQYLLPALLP; from the coding sequence ATGCGGCTCTTGCTAACGATTATCTGTTTGCTGTTATGCCAGTATGTACGGGTTCATGCCCAGACCGGTAATACACCTTTCCTCTATGCTGGCCGGATCGTTTTCACTTCAGAAAACATTTCTCCATCCAGTCTGAAAACGACAGCCTTTCTTAGCACCTATCATCTGACCCATAAAAGTAACCTGTTCTTCACTGCCTATGCAGATAGTCCGCTTGTCCGCTACCTGCACCAGCTGGAGCCGGAGGCTGGCACTGAAGAATTACTACAGCGTGGCAATTACCAGTTCACACTTTATTTAGATAACAGACAGGTGTATCAAAGCAACCTGCATCCTGGCGCTCCATCCGCCGAAGCCAAAAAGACTGAAACCATCATCAGCAAACCGCTGATAGATAATACCACTCCTTCCATGCTCTGGAGCCAGTACTTCTGGATGCGTTTTCTGGCCAATGGCGGCGACAACGCACTCACAGAAGGTCCGCATCAGCTGCGTATGGAGATCCGACCTTATATCCGGGATAAAAATGAGGTCATCAAAACAGGAGTACTCATCGCTGCCGGCGAACTTCCGCTGACAGTAAAAAGAAGACCTGACATCAACCTTCAGACAATCACGCTACACACCCCTCCGCCCTATCAGGGCTTTCCCCTTTCCCATGAAAGCTTTGACCATAACAAAATCAAATTATTAAAGGGATATATCGATGAAGGTGTTTTTAAAAATATCACGAGCATAGCCGTGATCAAAAACGGGCAACTGCTGATAGAGGAATATTTCAATGGCTCAGGCCGGGATTCCCTGCACGATGTACGTTCCGTTGGTAAATCCTTTGCCGCTGCTATAATGGGTATGGCCTTGAAGGATGGTTATCTGAAAAGCGAAGAACAGCCCCTGCATGATTTCTATGACCTGAAGACATTTGCTCATTATTCACCGGAAAAAGAACGGATTACCCTGAAAGCACTTTTGACGATGAGCAGCCCATTGGATGGAGATGATAACGACAATGATTCACCGGGCAACGAAGAAAATATGTACCCTACCGACAACTGGGTGAAATTTACACTCGACTTACCGTATAACCGTTCCCGTAAGCCCGGTGAATGGCATTATTTTACTGCAGGTGTTGTAGTACTCGGGGATATCCTGCATCAGCGTATTCCCGGCGGACTGGAACAGTATGCAGACCGTCGGCTTTTCCGTCCGCTGGGCATTACACATTATCAGTGGCAATACACCCCACAGGGCGTTGCCAGCACCGCCGGCGGCATCCGGATGAATACCCTCGATTTTGCCAAATTCGGCCAGCTATATCAAAACAATGGCCGCTGGCAGCATCAATCCATTCTTCCTGCCAGCTGGGTGCAGAAAACATTCACGCGGTATGCCAGCATACCGGAAAGAAATCAGGAATACTACGGATATCTCTTCTGGAACAAAACTTTTCACATCCACAACAAAAATTACGAAACCTACTACTGTTCAGGCAATGGCGGCAATTACATTTTTGTATTCAAAGAAGTGCCACTGGTGATAGTAGTTACAGCAGAAGCCTATAACAAACCTTATGCACATCCGCAGGTAAACACCATCATGGAACAATATCTGTTGCCGGCATTACTGCCATAA
- a CDS encoding SRPBCC domain-containing protein, which produces MSKTIIQDVLFKNTTPKELYDIYTDGKKHSIATGAPAEINPTEGSSYSAHSGYITGKNLQLIPDRLIVQSWRAQSWDAGDIDSTFIIHLESIGSDVMLHAIHANVPDNAYDDLDAGWKKMYWEPFRLYLAGTPIDKASM; this is translated from the coding sequence ATGTCTAAAACAATCATTCAGGATGTATTATTTAAGAATACTACACCTAAGGAACTCTATGACATTTACACGGACGGAAAAAAACACAGCATCGCTACTGGTGCTCCTGCCGAAATCAATCCCACTGAGGGCAGCAGCTATTCCGCCCATAGTGGTTATATCACGGGGAAAAACCTGCAACTGATCCCGGATCGGCTGATCGTACAGTCGTGGAGAGCACAGAGCTGGGATGCCGGTGATATAGATTCTACCTTTATCATCCACCTTGAGTCAATAGGCTCCGATGTCATGCTGCATGCCATTCATGCCAATGTGCCGGACAATGCCTACGATGACCTCGACGCCGGCTGGAAAAAAATGTACTGGGAACCTTTCAGACTATACCTCGCCGGAACACCTATTGACAAAGCTTCCATGTAA
- a CDS encoding MFS transporter produces the protein MATVSLQSAAGRWVVISSILASAMAFIDGTALNVALPALQRSLHATGADLFWVLNAYMLMLASLILLGGTLGDRLGRRRIFMTGIFIFIVGSAACGLAGTVTWLIIFRMLQGIGGALMIPGSLSLISSSIDEAERGKAIGTWSSATTLVTIGGPILGGALADAGLWRYIFFINIPIGVITLLLLAWKVAEQQEQGGPGKQDFAGAVLIVLGLALLTFGFLRMPLSGFSSLPVYGSIAGGLLLLIAFVMVERRSPCPMLPLYLFNNKIFSGTNLLTFFLYAGLSAAMLFLSLNMVQVQGYTQLESGLSFLPFTILMVFLARLAGSLADKYGPRWFLITGPFTAGTGMLLLASVGQTSGPASFWTTFFPGIVVLGLGMSLTVAPLTATVMGSVSNHLSGTASGVNNAITRIAGVFAIAVFGALAVLYFSDSVQHSLFQLPLNTSQKQAIIAQTANLGNATVPENIPPDNKATIIHIYHQHFIQTYTRVMGTSGLLGWLGSLMALIFIKSPRAKALG, from the coding sequence ATGGCAACCGTATCACTTCAGAGCGCTGCTGGCAGATGGGTAGTAATATCCTCTATCCTGGCTTCTGCCATGGCTTTTATAGATGGCACCGCGCTTAATGTGGCACTGCCTGCCCTGCAGCGCAGCCTGCATGCCACCGGAGCCGACCTCTTCTGGGTATTAAACGCCTATATGCTGATGCTGGCCTCCCTGATATTACTGGGTGGCACACTGGGCGACAGGCTGGGCCGCCGCAGAATTTTTATGACAGGCATCTTCATCTTTATCGTCGGCTCCGCCGCCTGCGGCCTGGCCGGCACTGTTACCTGGCTAATTATCTTCAGAATGCTACAAGGCATCGGCGGCGCCCTGATGATACCCGGCAGCCTGTCCCTCATCTCCTCTTCCATCGATGAAGCAGAAAGAGGAAAAGCCATCGGTACCTGGTCATCCGCCACTACCCTGGTAACCATCGGCGGCCCCATCCTCGGCGGCGCCCTCGCCGACGCCGGCCTGTGGCGCTACATCTTCTTTATCAATATACCCATTGGCGTTATCACCCTGCTACTGCTGGCATGGAAAGTGGCTGAACAACAGGAACAGGGCGGTCCGGGTAAACAGGACTTCGCCGGCGCCGTACTGATCGTACTCGGGCTGGCCCTGCTCACCTTCGGCTTCCTACGGATGCCGCTATCCGGATTCAGCAGCCTGCCCGTATATGGCAGCATCGCCGGCGGCCTGCTACTGCTCATAGCCTTCGTCATGGTAGAACGCCGCAGCCCCTGCCCCATGCTGCCCCTCTACCTGTTCAACAACAAAATTTTCAGTGGCACCAACCTGCTGACCTTCTTTCTATATGCCGGACTAAGCGCCGCCATGCTCTTCCTCTCACTCAACATGGTACAGGTACAAGGCTATACGCAACTGGAATCAGGACTTTCATTTCTACCCTTTACCATCCTCATGGTATTCCTGGCCCGCCTCGCCGGAAGCCTGGCAGATAAATACGGTCCGCGATGGTTCCTCATCACCGGCCCCTTTACCGCCGGCACCGGAATGCTACTGCTGGCATCCGTAGGCCAGACCAGCGGTCCGGCCAGTTTCTGGACCACCTTTTTCCCCGGCATCGTAGTACTGGGTCTGGGCATGTCACTGACAGTAGCCCCATTAACCGCCACCGTTATGGGCTCGGTAAGCAACCACCTCTCAGGCACCGCCTCCGGCGTCAACAACGCCATCACCAGAATCGCCGGCGTATTTGCCATAGCCGTCTTCGGAGCACTGGCCGTCCTGTATTTCTCTGACAGCGTACAACACTCACTCTTCCAGCTACCACTCAACACCTCACAAAAACAAGCCATCATAGCGCAAACAGCCAACCTCGGCAATGCCACCGTCCCTGAAAATATTCCTCCCGACAACAAAGCTACCATCATCCATATCTATCATCAGCACTTTATTCAAACCTACACAAGAGTAATGGGCACCTCCGGACTACTAGGCTGGCTGGGAAGCTTGATGGCGCTGATATTTATCAAGTCTCCCAGGGCTAAAGCCCTGGGCTAA
- a CDS encoding penicillin-binding protein activator LpoB, which yields MSKINALAFSGILMSAIFMQGCAPRKVTRVDEKQQIDISGRWNNTDSRLTAEEMINSALSENWLPEFAQEHAGKKPVVIVGMVANKSHEHIDAETFIKDMERSFVTTQKVRLVQGGAKREELRGERADQQKNASVSTMKKWGLEVGADYILQGSINSIVDSHKKQMVVYYQVDLELTDLQSNEVKWIGNKKIAKYVKN from the coding sequence ATGTCTAAAATCAATGCATTAGCATTTTCAGGGATACTTATGTCCGCTATTTTCATGCAGGGATGTGCTCCCCGCAAAGTTACCAGGGTAGATGAAAAGCAACAGATAGATATCAGCGGCCGCTGGAATAATACCGATTCACGCCTCACTGCTGAAGAAATGATCAACAGCGCATTGAGTGAAAACTGGCTCCCGGAATTTGCTCAGGAACATGCCGGCAAAAAGCCCGTTGTAATCGTGGGCATGGTGGCCAACAAAAGCCATGAACACATCGATGCCGAAACCTTTATCAAGGATATGGAAAGATCTTTTGTGACCACCCAGAAAGTAAGGCTGGTACAAGGTGGCGCTAAAAGAGAAGAGCTGCGCGGAGAACGGGCCGATCAGCAAAAAAATGCTTCCGTGTCTACCATGAAAAAATGGGGACTGGAAGTAGGAGCAGACTATATACTCCAGGGAAGCATCAACTCCATCGTCGACTCACATAAAAAACAAATGGTGGTATACTATCAGGTAGATCTGGAACTGACCGACCTGCAAAGCAACGAAGTAAAATGGATCGGAAATAAAAAGATTGCGAAATACGTTAAGAATTAA
- a CDS encoding COG3014 family protein, which yields MPSFFSCHTYNKAISPYYEAVSHGRFDEAASKLDKTKFFRYGRNKLLFNMEKGKTAFLQGRYEESNLYFNAADSILVSGGRNKALDQALGLITNPAMQVYQGEDFERLLIHYYKSINYLQLNKTEDATVEARRITLGTYALNDRKKNNENKYSKDAFSLIVQGIIYESGGDVNNAFISYRNAADIFLKKEDKSYYGVAMPAQLQQDLLRTAYQLGFNEEVQYYEKQFGLTYQPAADTDGGEVLVFWENGLAPVKEETNFFFTLTERGPGNFVFTDPKNTIFIPFDFALFSRDSCHRLRRNFEAFRVAFPSYVEQPLYYTAASIQRDSTFSSSLEKVEDVNQLAFRTLQERFLKEMGLALTRLAIKKLAEYQIKKEDQVLGEAFNLLSILTEKADTRNWQSLPHSIYYSRIPLKKGDNRITLTLKGKGNPQTVVFNVVGNGRLQTLHYASLQKS from the coding sequence ATGCCTTCTTTTTTTTCATGCCATACTTACAACAAAGCCATCAGCCCTTACTATGAAGCTGTCTCCCATGGCCGGTTTGATGAAGCAGCCAGTAAATTGGATAAGACAAAGTTTTTCAGATACGGCCGCAACAAGCTGCTGTTTAATATGGAGAAGGGAAAAACGGCTTTCCTGCAGGGACGTTATGAGGAAAGCAACCTGTATTTTAATGCAGCCGATTCCATACTCGTGAGCGGAGGCCGGAACAAAGCCCTGGACCAGGCCCTCGGACTGATCACCAATCCTGCCATGCAGGTATACCAGGGAGAAGATTTTGAAAGACTGCTCATTCATTATTATAAATCCATCAACTACCTGCAACTGAATAAAACAGAAGACGCTACGGTAGAAGCACGCCGCATCACACTGGGCACCTATGCCCTCAACGACCGGAAAAAAAATAACGAAAACAAATACAGCAAAGACGCTTTTTCTCTGATTGTACAGGGCATCATCTACGAAAGCGGCGGAGATGTGAACAATGCTTTTATTTCCTACCGCAATGCGGCAGACATCTTCCTGAAAAAAGAAGATAAAAGTTACTACGGCGTAGCCATGCCGGCACAACTGCAGCAAGACCTGCTGCGCACCGCCTACCAGCTGGGCTTTAACGAGGAAGTGCAATACTATGAAAAACAGTTTGGGCTTACCTACCAGCCTGCAGCCGACACTGACGGCGGCGAAGTGCTGGTGTTCTGGGAGAACGGGCTGGCACCTGTAAAAGAAGAGACCAATTTTTTCTTTACGCTGACGGAAAGAGGACCAGGTAATTTTGTTTTTACGGACCCCAAAAACACCATTTTTATTCCCTTTGATTTTGCTCTTTTTTCGCGTGATTCCTGCCACCGCCTGAGACGCAACTTTGAAGCCTTCCGGGTGGCCTTCCCCAGTTATGTGGAACAGCCCTTGTACTACACAGCGGCCAGTATACAAAGAGATAGTACCTTCTCTTCTTCACTCGAAAAAGTGGAAGATGTGAACCAGCTGGCCTTTCGCACGCTACAGGAGCGCTTTTTAAAGGAGATGGGCCTGGCCCTGACAAGACTGGCCATCAAAAAGCTGGCTGAATACCAGATCAAAAAAGAAGATCAGGTACTGGGAGAAGCGTTTAATCTGTTAAGTATACTCACAGAAAAAGCAGATACACGCAACTGGCAAAGTCTTCCGCATTCTATCTACTACTCCCGTATCCCCCTGAAAAAAGGGGATAACAGGATCACCCTCACACTCAAAGGAAAAGGGAATCCTCAGACGGTAGTGTTTAATGTGGTAGGGAATGGAAGGTTACAGACTTTACATTACGCATCGTTACAGAAATCATGA
- a CDS encoding SUMF1/EgtB/PvdO family nonheme iron enzyme, with product MNVTQIYDRKAWNELPHTAAEAILQQLIKTQFPEFTIKHFEQFDKFNQRTYTAVLDYQGTEFVFVPGDTVLLGLDQWNMPEENKVNMVDMFENNEEGMDNYIRERLSPVRTVTIPPMIVERQVRETGYFPVDIDDEHLVSDDYFHKTMKDLKASPREQHTWIVNDSFRLEKNGTDIRAFLYESASYDELTAQIADSGFRLPTEDEWEYLCGGGSRTLYPWGDGIDYNKKYHHFVAEGDDGQGFYLDTPNHFGIVIANDPYHYEVMMDSEWFLKSGDGGCNLCGGGGWDMGYLSIGTYFRDPYIFDEEMDYKEEITGDYTFVRRIKRIK from the coding sequence ATGAATGTAACCCAGATATATGACCGTAAGGCGTGGAACGAACTTCCTCATACGGCCGCAGAAGCCATCCTTCAACAACTGATAAAAACGCAGTTTCCGGAGTTTACCATCAAACATTTTGAGCAGTTCGATAAATTTAATCAGCGTACTTACACAGCTGTATTGGATTACCAGGGAACGGAGTTCGTTTTTGTACCGGGTGACACCGTGCTGCTGGGGCTGGACCAATGGAACATGCCGGAAGAGAACAAGGTGAATATGGTGGACATGTTTGAAAATAATGAAGAGGGGATGGACAACTATATCAGGGAACGTTTATCTCCGGTACGTACTGTGACCATTCCTCCCATGATCGTAGAACGTCAGGTAAGAGAGACAGGTTATTTCCCGGTGGACATCGATGATGAGCACCTGGTATCGGATGATTATTTCCATAAAACCATGAAGGACCTGAAAGCTTCTCCCAGAGAGCAACATACCTGGATCGTCAACGACAGTTTCCGGCTGGAAAAGAATGGGACAGACATCCGCGCATTCCTGTATGAGTCTGCCTCTTATGATGAGCTGACAGCACAAATCGCAGATAGCGGTTTCCGGCTGCCTACCGAAGATGAATGGGAATACCTTTGTGGTGGCGGATCGCGGACGCTATACCCCTGGGGCGATGGTATCGATTACAATAAAAAATACCATCACTTTGTGGCTGAAGGCGATGATGGACAGGGCTTTTACCTCGATACGCCCAATCACTTCGGTATCGTTATTGCCAATGATCCCTATCATTACGAAGTGATGATGGACAGCGAATGGTTCCTCAAAAGCGGCGATGGTGGCTGCAACCTGTGTGGCGGCGGAGGCTGGGACATGGGATATCTGAGCATTGGTACCTACTTCAGAGACCCTTATATCTTTGATGAAGAGATGGATTATAAAGAAGAGATCACCGGAGATTATACTTTTGTGAGAAGAATTAAAAGAATAAAGTAA